Proteins from a single region of Harmonia axyridis chromosome 4, icHarAxyr1.1, whole genome shotgun sequence:
- the LOC123677954 gene encoding uncharacterized protein LOC123677954 isoform X1 yields MADDSWHVDEPMKYHPTDSPRGTLFYNLEELTEDQQIQLNALKINTIRDDEKYLAAHPEIRAIVVLLLRVLLRRRPMIKIHEFIAKFFNRSESDIADDVQAYLYNRKDHVYEDLEAVQISLQRRGSKLERVESIPDRPLDYICPEECVCDHAMEWKIPPYEPHDAASFLETEHWMTPKTSKTSMTLDDSHHGGTTDEYFSLTDLARMIGAGEGDYEYMEEGEHVDRGEDEEEGFFMYQSSSEQDLKNEDD; encoded by the exons ATGGCGGACGACTCATGGCACGTGGACGAACCCATGAAGTACCATCCAACTGACTCTCCCAGAGGGACGTTGTTCTACAACTTAGAAGAACTGACCGAGGATCAGCAGATCCAGCTGAATGCCCTGAAGATCAACACCATACGAGACGATGAAAAATATCTGGCAGCACATCCTGAG ATTAGAGCTATCGTTGTTCTCTTGCTGAGAGTCCTCTTGAGGAGGAGACCAATGATAAAAATACACGAATTCATAGCGAAATTCTTCAACAGGAGCGAGTCGGACATAGCTGATGATGTCCAAGCCTACCTCTATAATAGG AAAGATCACGTTTACGAAGACCTTGAAGCCGTTCAAATTTCACTGCAAAGAAGAGGCAGCAAACTGGAGAGAGTTGAAAGCATCCCAGACAGACCCTTGGACTACATTTGTCCCGAAGAATGCGTATGTGATCACGCCATGGAGTGGAAGATACCACCTTACGAACCACATGAC GCCGCCAGCTTCCTTGAGACTGAGCACTGGATGACCCCGAAGACCAGCAAGACTTCCATGACCTTGGACGATAGTCACCACGGTGGCACCACTGACGAGTACTTCAGCCTGACCGATCTGGCTAGGATGATAGGAGCGGGAGAAGGAGATTATGAATATATGGAAGAAGGTGAACACGTGGACCGTGGAGAAGATGAAGAGGAAGGGTTCTTCATGTACCAGAGTTCAAGCGAGCAAGACCTCAAAAATG AAGACGACTAA
- the LOC123677954 gene encoding uncharacterized protein LOC123677954 isoform X2: MADDSWHVDEPMKYHPTDSPRGTLFYNLEELTEDQQIQLNALKINTIRDDEKYLAAHPEIRAIVVLLLRVLLRRRPMIKIHEFIAKFFNRSESDIADDVQAYLYNRKDHVYEDLEAVQISLQRRGSKLERVESIPDRPLDYICPEECVCDHAMEWKIPPYEPHDAASFLETEHWMTPKTSKTSMTLDDSHHGGTTDEYFSLTDLARMIGAGEGDYEYMEEGEHVDRGEDEEEGFFMYQSSSEQDLKNDD; this comes from the exons ATGGCGGACGACTCATGGCACGTGGACGAACCCATGAAGTACCATCCAACTGACTCTCCCAGAGGGACGTTGTTCTACAACTTAGAAGAACTGACCGAGGATCAGCAGATCCAGCTGAATGCCCTGAAGATCAACACCATACGAGACGATGAAAAATATCTGGCAGCACATCCTGAG ATTAGAGCTATCGTTGTTCTCTTGCTGAGAGTCCTCTTGAGGAGGAGACCAATGATAAAAATACACGAATTCATAGCGAAATTCTTCAACAGGAGCGAGTCGGACATAGCTGATGATGTCCAAGCCTACCTCTATAATAGG AAAGATCACGTTTACGAAGACCTTGAAGCCGTTCAAATTTCACTGCAAAGAAGAGGCAGCAAACTGGAGAGAGTTGAAAGCATCCCAGACAGACCCTTGGACTACATTTGTCCCGAAGAATGCGTATGTGATCACGCCATGGAGTGGAAGATACCACCTTACGAACCACATGAC GCCGCCAGCTTCCTTGAGACTGAGCACTGGATGACCCCGAAGACCAGCAAGACTTCCATGACCTTGGACGATAGTCACCACGGTGGCACCACTGACGAGTACTTCAGCCTGACCGATCTGGCTAGGATGATAGGAGCGGGAGAAGGAGATTATGAATATATGGAAGAAGGTGAACACGTGGACCGTGGAGAAGATGAAGAGGAAGGGTTCTTCATGTACCAGAGTTCAAGCGAGCAAGACCTCAAAAATG ACGACTAA